In one window of Vibrio sp. DW001 DNA:
- a CDS encoding LuxR C-terminal-related transcriptional regulator — MTLSTRIRSPIVQHNRMSINLEELEETLKSELFSIGFEQAVLVILDPQQNYTYEHSVGFTETQLDTYSTHQKHDVYLSAYLLREAFGQCVYLQDLVPDKQIKDDVFWDVLLPTMKIRHSMCGIQPLLNRYSLILSCHSSRKPTVKQQIEIENLWQYLTHWTNNWIAKIGMQQRKKRFSSCRFDLDKGTRLTASEFEVLGYLVQGLDGSEIAMRRRVSKETVRSQIKQLLHKTNSKHQNHLISRYYREEISITR; from the coding sequence ATGACGTTATCGACAAGGATTCGCTCGCCGATAGTACAACATAATAGAATGTCAATTAATCTCGAAGAGTTGGAAGAAACACTTAAATCGGAACTGTTCAGTATTGGTTTTGAGCAGGCTGTATTGGTGATACTCGACCCGCAGCAAAACTACACTTATGAACACAGCGTTGGATTCACCGAAACGCAACTGGATACGTATTCGACCCACCAAAAACACGACGTGTATTTATCTGCCTATTTGCTCAGAGAAGCGTTTGGTCAATGTGTGTATTTACAAGATCTCGTACCTGATAAACAGATCAAAGATGACGTCTTTTGGGATGTCTTATTGCCTACAATGAAAATACGCCATTCGATGTGCGGGATTCAACCTCTACTAAATCGTTATTCGTTGATATTGAGTTGCCACAGTTCAAGAAAGCCGACGGTTAAGCAGCAAATAGAGATTGAAAATTTATGGCAATACCTTACACATTGGACAAACAATTGGATCGCTAAGATAGGGATGCAACAAAGAAAGAAGCGGTTCTCAAGCTGTCGCTTTGATTTAGATAAGGGAACTCGGCTGACGGCTTCAGAATTTGAGGTGTTAGGGTATCTGGTGCAAGGTCTAGACGGCTCGGAAATTGCGATGAGAAGGCGTGTATCGAAGGAAACGGTAAGGAGCCAAATAAAGCAACTACTGCATAAGACAAACAGTAAACATCAAAACCATCTCATTTCCCGGTATTATCGTGAAGAGATTAGTATTACTCGTTAA